From the Pseudoalteromonas tunicata genome, one window contains:
- the atpD gene encoding F0F1 ATP synthase subunit beta, with amino-acid sequence MSLGKVVQIIGAVVDIEFPQNSVPAVYDAVNITDGDLAGLTLEVQQQLGGGVVRGIALGTTDGLRRGATVQNTGKAIQVPVGKATLGRIMNVLGEPIDEAGPIGEEERMSIHRAAPSYEEQSSSIELLETGIKVIDLVCPFAKGGKVGLFGGAGVGKTVNMMELIRNIAIEHSGYSVFAGVGERTREGNDFYHEMNESNVLDKVSLVYGQMNEPPGNRLRVALTGLTMAEKFRDEGRDVLFFVDNIYRYTLAGTEVSALLGRMPSAVGYQPTLAEEMGVLQERIASTKTGSITSIQAVYVPADDLTDPSPATTFAHLDATVVLSRDIASLGIYPAVDPLDSSSRQLDPLVIGQEHYDAARGVQTVLQRYKELKDIIAILGMDELSDEDKQLVSRARKIQRFLSQPFFVAEVFTGASGKYVSLKDTIAGFKGILNGDYDALPEQAFYMVGSIDEAIEKAKNM; translated from the coding sequence ATGAGTTTAGGTAAGGTCGTCCAAATTATCGGCGCCGTTGTGGATATTGAATTCCCACAAAATAGCGTGCCTGCCGTATATGACGCAGTCAACATTACAGATGGCGATTTAGCTGGTTTAACTCTAGAAGTTCAACAGCAGCTAGGTGGCGGTGTGGTACGTGGTATCGCACTTGGTACTACAGACGGTTTACGTCGTGGTGCTACAGTACAAAACACTGGTAAAGCAATTCAAGTGCCAGTAGGTAAAGCAACACTAGGTCGTATCATGAACGTACTTGGTGAGCCAATCGATGAAGCAGGTCCAATCGGTGAAGAAGAGCGTATGTCTATTCACCGTGCAGCACCAAGCTACGAAGAGCAATCAAGCTCAATCGAACTTTTAGAAACGGGTATCAAGGTTATCGACCTTGTATGTCCATTCGCTAAAGGTGGTAAAGTTGGTTTATTCGGTGGTGCCGGTGTAGGTAAAACCGTAAACATGATGGAACTTATCCGTAACATCGCAATCGAGCACAGCGGTTATTCAGTATTCGCTGGTGTTGGTGAGCGTACACGTGAAGGTAACGATTTCTATCACGAAATGAACGAATCTAACGTACTTGATAAAGTATCGCTAGTTTACGGTCAGATGAATGAGCCACCAGGCAACCGTTTACGTGTTGCTTTAACGGGTCTAACTATGGCTGAGAAGTTCCGTGACGAAGGTCGCGATGTACTTTTCTTCGTAGATAATATCTACCGTTACACACTAGCTGGTACAGAAGTATCTGCACTTTTAGGTCGTATGCCATCAGCCGTAGGTTACCAACCAACGCTTGCTGAAGAAATGGGTGTACTACAGGAGCGTATCGCTTCTACTAAAACAGGTTCAATTACTTCAATCCAAGCGGTATACGTACCTGCGGATGACTTAACAGATCCATCACCAGCAACAACGTTTGCTCACTTAGATGCAACAGTTGTACTTTCTCGTGATATCGCATCTTTAGGTATCTATCCAGCGGTTGACCCACTAGATTCATCATCTCGTCAACTTGATCCATTAGTAATCGGTCAAGAGCATTATGATGCAGCACGTGGTGTTCAAACAGTTCTTCAACGTTATAAAGAACTAAAAGACATCATTGCGATTCTAGGTATGGATGAATTATCAGATGAAGATAAGCAATTAGTATCTCGTGCTCGTAAAATCCAACGTTTCCTATCTCAGCCGTTCTTCGTTGCTGAGGTATTTACAGGTGCGTCAGGTAAATACGTTTCATTAAAAGATACTATTGCAGGCTTTAAAGGCATCTTAAACGGTGACTATGATGCGCTTCCTGAGCAAGCATTCTACATGGTTGGCTCTATCGATGAAGCGATCGAAAAAGCTAAAAACATGTAA
- a CDS encoding F0F1 ATP synthase subunit epsilon: protein MAMTVHLDVVSAEKTIFSGRVETLQVSGSEGELGIYPGHAPLLTALKPGMVRVVKQNGDEEMIYVAGGTLEVQPGNVTVLADIATRAEDLDEQTALDAKRRAEEHMAKADAGDFDYAEAAIELSRAIAQLKVLQTLRK, encoded by the coding sequence ATGGCAATGACTGTTCACTTGGATGTAGTAAGCGCCGAAAAGACTATCTTTTCTGGTCGTGTAGAAACGCTTCAAGTTTCAGGTAGTGAAGGTGAGTTGGGTATTTACCCAGGACACGCTCCATTATTGACAGCCCTAAAACCTGGTATGGTTCGTGTAGTTAAGCAAAACGGCGACGAAGAGATGATCTACGTTGCTGGCGGTACATTAGAGGTTCAACCTGGAAATGTAACTGTACTTGCTGATATTGCTACTCGTGCAGAAGACCTTGACGAACAAACAGCACTAGATGCTAAACGCCGTGCTGAAGAGCATATGGCTAAAGCTGATGCTGGTGATTTTGATTACGCAGAAGCTGCAATTGAATTGTCTCGTGCAATCGCGCAGTTAAAAGTACTTCAAACACTTCGTAAGTAA